A DNA window from Paraclostridium bifermentans contains the following coding sequences:
- a CDS encoding S-layer homology domain-containing protein, translated as MKKKNLATAMAAAMMFGGVAPVVAHADEKTDAQQTQEAVQNQKNINEINMALADGKNVATMKYTEVYNMNGTTVTKDDTSKLNDNQEILYMDGKVGDDVKSTTATYLVATKMDEKELSESKTKIEAAKKALTDANEAIEQFSKLTFNKDGKQVNVYDVKKEETKSSAQTKVTVTLTRVDGAPAEYASPISYTFTNMKLEQDAAKLPTFETKTFDVIKKEDIVELNKVAYDLSKTYNDNNTYTKSSEKYNGNDHIDRTITVYDKESKEKLGDVVLQNYDVFKANKFEGFVNISEIKDLNSLKQPELSWAEPAVMNALYNGQLKGYEDHTLKLNGNVTRAEFARMLVQLRGESVKEADLKENFSDVNPSDWFYKDVATLASLGIVKGDGNGTFRPDDTITRQEAAVMIAKAINGGKDVDKFYSNTGKPIDTKTAFKDDKTIAVWADGAVNTLSKESAKDKNDKVINGYEDNTFRPENNITRAESIVMLTNSNARTTVAIEK; from the coding sequence ATGAAAAAGAAAAATTTAGCAACAGCTATGGCAGCTGCTATGATGTTTGGGGGAGTAGCTCCAGTAGTAGCTCATGCAGATGAGAAAACTGATGCACAACAAACTCAAGAGGCAGTACAAAATCAAAAAAATATCAACGAGATAAATATGGCTTTAGCTGATGGAAAAAATGTTGCAACTATGAAGTATACTGAAGTTTACAATATGAATGGAACTACAGTTACTAAAGATGATACTTCAAAATTAAATGATAACCAAGAGATATTATATATGGATGGAAAAGTTGGAGATGATGTAAAATCTACAACAGCAACATACCTTGTAGCTACAAAAATGGATGAAAAAGAATTAAGCGAAAGCAAGACTAAAATAGAAGCTGCTAAAAAAGCTTTAACAGATGCTAATGAAGCTATAGAACAATTTTCAAAACTTACATTCAACAAAGACGGTAAACAAGTTAATGTTTATGATGTAAAAAAAGAAGAAACGAAATCATCTGCTCAAACTAAAGTAACAGTAACTTTAACAAGAGTAGACGGAGCGCCAGCAGAGTATGCTTCTCCAATTTCATATACATTTACAAATATGAAACTAGAACAAGATGCAGCTAAATTACCAACTTTTGAAACTAAAACATTTGATGTAATTAAAAAAGAAGATATAGTAGAATTAAATAAAGTTGCATATGATTTAAGCAAAACATATAATGATAATAATACATACACTAAATCATCAGAAAAATATAATGGAAATGATCATATAGATAGAACTATAACTGTATATGATAAAGAAAGTAAAGAAAAATTAGGTGATGTTGTATTACAAAATTATGATGTATTCAAGGCGAATAAATTTGAAGGTTTTGTAAATATATCAGAAATTAAAGATTTAAATTCATTAAAACAACCAGAATTATCTTGGGCTGAACCTGCAGTAATGAATGCTTTATACAATGGACAATTAAAAGGATATGAAGACCATACTTTAAAATTAAATGGGAATGTAACAAGAGCTGAATTCGCAAGAATGTTAGTTCAATTAAGAGGAGAATCAGTTAAAGAAGCAGATTTAAAAGAAAACTTCTCAGACGTAAATCCTTCAGATTGGTTCTATAAAGATGTAGCTACATTAGCATCATTAGGAATAGTAAAAGGTGATGGAAATGGAACTTTCAGACCAGATGATACTATAACAAGACAAGAAGCTGCTGTAATGATAGCTAAAGCTATTAATGGTGGTAAGGATGTAGATAAGTTCTATTCTAATACAGGAAAACCAATAGATACAAAAACAGCATTTAAAGATGATAAAACTATAGCAGTTTGGGCAGATGGAGCTGTTAACACTTTATCTAAAGAATCAGCTAAAGATAAAAATGATAAGGTTATAAATGGATATGAAGATAATACATTTAGACCTGAAAACAATATAACTAGAGCTGAATCTATAGTTATGTTAACTAATTCAAATGCGCGTACAACTGTAGCTATTGAAAAATAA
- a CDS encoding sugar transferase, whose protein sequence is MENKVIVEDYNKKSRYAMSKRLIDIFMSLIGIIILSPVFLITAILIKIESKGPVIFKQMRAGRESEPFYIYKFRSMRIDAPNKSTNDFKDADAFITRIGKFIRKTSIDELPQLFNILKGDMSIVGPRPVILNELGLIQLRKEYNVDSLLPGITGWAQINGRDNIGDEEKVKYDYEYLTKRSFRLDIYIILMTIFKVIKRSDIKS, encoded by the coding sequence GTGGAAAATAAAGTTATTGTAGAAGATTACAATAAAAAGAGTAGGTACGCTATGTCAAAGAGACTTATAGATATTTTTATGTCTTTAATAGGAATTATAATATTATCTCCTGTATTTTTAATAACAGCAATACTTATAAAAATCGAATCTAAAGGTCCAGTGATATTTAAGCAAATGAGGGCAGGAAGAGAAAGTGAACCATTTTATATATATAAGTTTAGAAGTATGAGAATAGATGCGCCAAACAAAAGTACCAATGATTTTAAAGATGCTGATGCATTTATAACCAGAATAGGTAAATTCATAAGAAAAACCAGTATAGATGAACTTCCACAGCTATTTAATATATTAAAGGGCGATATGAGTATAGTTGGTCCAAGACCTGTAATATTAAATGAACTAGGACTTATACAGTTAAGAAAAGAATACAATGTAGATTCTTTGTTACCAGGGATAACTGGATGGGCTCAAATTAATGGAAGAGACAACATAGGGGATGAAGAAAAAGTTAAATATGATTATGAATATTTAACTAAAAGAAGTTTCAGGTTAGATATATATATAATTTTAATGACAATTTTCAAAGTTATAAAAAGATCCGATATAAAATCTTAG